The Pseudomonas pergaminensis nucleotide sequence CATCCGTTCCACCCAGGGCAAAGGCCTGATGCCGGACGGCACTACGCGTTTTTCCTACAAGGGCCAGCCGATTTTCCACTACATGGGCACCTCGACCTTTTCCGAGTACACCGTGCTGCCAGAAATTTCCGTGGCCAAGATTCCTAAAGAAGCACCACTGGAAAAAGTCTGCCTGCTCGGTTGCGGCGTCACCACGGGTATCGGTGCGGTGATCAACACCGCCAAGGTCAAGCCGGGCGACACCGTGGCCATCTTCGGCCTAGGCGGCATTGGCCTGTCGGCGGTGATCGGCGCGGTCAAGGCCAAGGCTGGCCGCATCATTGCCATCGATATCAACCCGGCGAAATTCGAGATCGCCAAGCAATTGGGCGCCACCGACTGCATCAACCCGAAAGACTACGATCGTCCGATCCAGGACGTGATCGTCGACCTGACTGACGGCGGCGTGGACTTCTCCTTTGAATGCATCGGTAACGTGCAACTGATGCGTGCCGCCCTCGAGTGCTGCCACAAAGGCTGGGGCGAGTCGGTGATCATCGGCGTGGCCGGTGCCGGCCAGGAAATCGCCACCCGTCCATTCCAGTTGGTGACCGGCCGCGTCTGGCGCGGTTCGGCATTTGGTGGCGTGCGCGGCCGTACCGAACTGCCGAGCTACGTGGAAATGGCCCAGGCCGGCGAGATCCCGCTGGACACCTTCATCACCCACACCATGGGCCTGGAAGACATCAACAAAGCGTTTGACCTGATGCACGAAGGCAAGAGCATTCGTACCGTCATCCACTTCTGAGGTCGGCCATGAGTCTGGAAAACCTGTCGTGCCAGAAAAGCTTCGGCGGCTGGCATAAACGCTACAAGCATCATTCCGATGTGCTCGGTTGCGACATGACCTTCGCCGTCTACCTGCCGCCGCAAGCGGAGCAGGGCGGCAAGTTGCCGGTGTTGTACTGGCTGTCCGGGCTTACCTGCACCGATGAGAACTTCATGCAGAAGGCCGGCGCCCAGCGCATGGCCGCCGAGCTGGGGTTGATCATCGTTGCGCCAGACACCAGCCCGCGTGGGCCAGGCGTGCCGGGTGATCCGGACAACGCCTGGGACTTCGGCCTCGGCGCAGGCTTCTACCTGAATGCCACGCAGGAACCTTGGGCCAAGCACTATCGGATGCATGACTACGTGGTGCAGGAATTGCCTGCGTTGGTTGAAGCGCATTTCCCGGCGTCGGACAAACGCGGCATCAGTGGCCACTCCATGGGTGGCCACGGAGCGCTGGTGTGCGCCTTGCGTAACCCTGGGCGTTACCAGTCGGTGTCGGCGTTCTCGCCGATCAACAACCCAATGGATTGCCCGTGGGGCCAGAAAGCCTTCTCGCGTTATTTGGGCGAAGAACGCTCAAAATGGCGCGAGTGGGACGCCTGCGTGCTGATCAGCGAAGGCTCGGAAAAGCTGCCACTGCTGGTGGATCAGGGCGACCGCGACGATTTCCTCGCCGTGCAACTCAAGCCTGAAGCCCTGCAGCAAGCGGCCAAGGCCGCCAACCATCCGTTGGAACTGCGCCTGCAACCCGGCTACGACCATAGCTACTTCTTTATCGCCAGCTTCATCGAAGATCATTTGCGACACCATGGCCGTGCTTTGCTCGGTTAATGTGAGGCAAAAGTAGGTAGAATCACGCCCTGAATTAAATCGGGGCGTTTTTTTATGCGTATTGGCCACGGCTACGATGTGCACCGTTTCGCTGAAGGCGATTTCATTACCTTGGGCGGCGTGCGCATTGCTCACCACCATGGTTTGCTGGCTCATTCCGACGGCGACGTTGTGTTGCATGCCTTGAGCGATGCCTTGCTCGGCGCGGCGGCGTTGGGCGATATCGGCAAGCACTTTCCGGACACCGACCCGACCTTCAAGGGCGCGGACAGCCGTGTATTGCTGCGCCATGTGGTCGGCCTGATCCATGCCCAGGGCTGGAAGGTCGGCAACGTCGACAACACCATCGTGGCCCAGGCGCCGAAGATGGCTCCCCATATCGAGTCGATGCGCGCGTTGATCGCGGCGGATCTGCAAATTGAACTGGATCAAGTGAACGTGAAAGCCACCACCACCGAAAAGCTCGG carries:
- a CDS encoding S-(hydroxymethyl)glutathione dehydrogenase/class III alcohol dehydrogenase, with product MIKSRAAVAFEAKKPLEIVEVDVAMPKAGEVLLRVVASGVCHTDAYTLSGADPEGIFPSILGHEGGAVVEAIGEGVTSVAVGDHVIPLYTPECGKCKFCLSGKTNLCQAIRSTQGKGLMPDGTTRFSYKGQPIFHYMGTSTFSEYTVLPEISVAKIPKEAPLEKVCLLGCGVTTGIGAVINTAKVKPGDTVAIFGLGGIGLSAVIGAVKAKAGRIIAIDINPAKFEIAKQLGATDCINPKDYDRPIQDVIVDLTDGGVDFSFECIGNVQLMRAALECCHKGWGESVIIGVAGAGQEIATRPFQLVTGRVWRGSAFGGVRGRTELPSYVEMAQAGEIPLDTFITHTMGLEDINKAFDLMHEGKSIRTVIHF
- the fghA gene encoding S-formylglutathione hydrolase; protein product: MSLENLSCQKSFGGWHKRYKHHSDVLGCDMTFAVYLPPQAEQGGKLPVLYWLSGLTCTDENFMQKAGAQRMAAELGLIIVAPDTSPRGPGVPGDPDNAWDFGLGAGFYLNATQEPWAKHYRMHDYVVQELPALVEAHFPASDKRGISGHSMGGHGALVCALRNPGRYQSVSAFSPINNPMDCPWGQKAFSRYLGEERSKWREWDACVLISEGSEKLPLLVDQGDRDDFLAVQLKPEALQQAAKAANHPLELRLQPGYDHSYFFIASFIEDHLRHHGRALLG
- the ispF gene encoding 2-C-methyl-D-erythritol 2,4-cyclodiphosphate synthase encodes the protein MRIGHGYDVHRFAEGDFITLGGVRIAHHHGLLAHSDGDVVLHALSDALLGAAALGDIGKHFPDTDPTFKGADSRVLLRHVVGLIHAQGWKVGNVDNTIVAQAPKMAPHIESMRALIAADLQIELDQVNVKATTTEKLGFTGREEGIAVHSVALLLRA